A stretch of Roseovarius sp. M141 DNA encodes these proteins:
- a CDS encoding IS1380-like element IS1247 family transposase, producing the protein MDHPEGAGLQRADRVDFDPRVRLEFRGTQLSSDGGLLVMRELDDALGLSDLASAALRDTRSGKNTVHRLDGLFRQSVFGRLAGYEDVNDANRLACDPVMRQVVGGRAVDAQAASASQMGRFETETLALAGNRAALADLNGQWIDRFHDRNGLKYIVLDMDSSVSPTHGDQEGSAWNGHFDCSCYHPNFLFNQFGMLERCALRHGNVHSADGWRDVLDPVIARYAERDLGGRFFRADAAYAIPAIYERLEEARFFYAIRLPANAVLKDKIAHRLTRPVGRPSLTKVKRFFEEFEYQAASWDKERRVIAKIEWHPGELFPRVGFIVTNLPMEPDWVVRFYNQRGTAEQHIKEGKYAFRWTRLSCRKFRDNEVRLQLHALAYNLATFLRCIELPEAMADWSLTSLQLKLIKIGARVVRHARTITFQLAEVAVTGTMVRAILAAIRRLRAPPLCA; encoded by the coding sequence ATGGATCACCCAGAGGGTGCGGGCTTGCAACGGGCAGATCGGGTGGATTTCGACCCTCGCGTGCGGCTGGAATTTCGCGGCACGCAGCTCAGTTCCGACGGCGGCCTTCTGGTGATGCGCGAGCTTGATGACGCGCTCGGGTTGTCCGATTTGGCGTCAGCGGCGCTGCGCGATACTCGCTCTGGCAAGAACACGGTCCATCGGCTCGACGGCCTGTTCCGGCAATCAGTCTTTGGGCGGCTGGCCGGATACGAGGATGTCAACGACGCCAACCGTCTCGCCTGCGATCCGGTCATGCGCCAAGTTGTCGGCGGCAGAGCGGTCGATGCACAAGCGGCCTCGGCATCGCAGATGGGACGGTTCGAGACCGAGACGCTGGCTCTGGCCGGGAACCGTGCCGCGCTGGCCGACCTGAACGGGCAATGGATCGACCGGTTCCATGACCGTAACGGGCTGAAGTACATCGTTCTGGACATGGACAGCTCGGTCAGCCCGACCCATGGCGACCAGGAAGGGTCCGCCTGGAATGGCCATTTCGACTGTAGCTGCTATCACCCCAACTTTCTGTTCAACCAGTTCGGGATGCTGGAACGCTGCGCCCTGCGCCATGGCAACGTCCACAGCGCCGATGGCTGGCGTGATGTTCTCGACCCCGTCATTGCGCGCTACGCGGAGCGCGACCTTGGTGGCAGGTTCTTCCGGGCCGATGCTGCCTACGCGATCCCGGCGATCTATGAGCGATTGGAAGAAGCGCGGTTCTTCTACGCCATCCGGCTGCCCGCAAACGCGGTCCTCAAGGACAAGATCGCGCATCGGCTAACGCGCCCTGTCGGGCGGCCGTCACTGACCAAGGTCAAGCGGTTCTTCGAGGAATTCGAGTATCAGGCGGCGTCCTGGGACAAGGAACGCCGGGTGATCGCCAAGATCGAATGGCATCCGGGCGAACTGTTCCCGCGTGTCGGCTTCATCGTCACCAACCTGCCGATGGAGCCGGACTGGGTGGTGCGGTTCTACAACCAGCGCGGCACCGCCGAGCAGCACATCAAAGAGGGCAAATACGCCTTTCGCTGGACGCGGCTGTCGTGCCGGAAGTTCCGCGACAATGAGGTGCGGCTGCAACTGCACGCCCTGGCGTACAACCTGGCCACCTTCTTGCGCTGCATCGAGCTGCCCGAGGCCATGGCCGACTGGTCGTTGACCAGCCTGCAACTGAAGCTGATCAAGATCGGGGCACGTGTGGTCCGTCACGCCCGCACCA